In the Engystomops pustulosus chromosome 2, aEngPut4.maternal, whole genome shotgun sequence genome, one interval contains:
- the EPCIP gene encoding exosomal polycystin-1-interacting protein: protein MLCVLKPDAYDIRISMSFSKYQFFFLGFLNLCLIKHLAQSQNHTLIFSKDNHFRNCSCSVDIQSCDYNLANLMCNCKNINPPKNKTSYNGDLTIWFSDTSTLGKLVNFTFVHNLKLSLCGASTLPTEYLAILGLRFLRVQAESIQEQSLTITQCNAKDRLCQVPTEPPFHISYLDTSLFNGLPLLKSYSVENVSSIKEQFPNLPYSSWISATNKSYIVTLIY from the coding sequence ATGTTGTGCGTTTTGAAGCCTGACGCCTATGACATCAGGATATCAATGTCCTTCTCTAAATACCAGTTCTTCTTCCTGGGCTTCCTGAACCTCTGCCTCATTAAACACCTCGCCCAGAGCCAGAACCATACGCTGATATTCTCCAAGGACAACCACTTCCGCAACTGCAGCTGCTCCGTCGACATCCAGAGCTGTGACTATAATTTGGCCAACCTGATGTGCAACTGTAAAAACATCAACCCTCCGAAAAACAAGACGAGCTACAATGGTGACCTGACCATCTGGTTCTCCGACACCTCCACTCTGGGAAAGTTGGTGAACTTTACCTTTGTCCATAACTTAAAACTATCACTATGTGGAGCATCTACTCTCCCCACAGAATATCTGGCCATCTTGGGGCTCAGGTTTCTCCGTGTCCAAGCGGAGAGCATCCAAGAACAAAGCCTGACAATAACCCAATGCAACGCCAAGGATAGACTGTGCCAAGTGCCTACCGAGCCTCCATTCCACATCTCCTACCTGGATACGTCGCTGTTTAATGGACTACCCTTGTTAAAGTCCTACAGTGTGGAGAATGTTTCAAGCATAAAGGAACAGTTTCCGAATCTGCCATATTCCAGCTGGATTTCTGCAACAAATAAGAGCTACATTGTAACGTTAATATACTGA
- the PAXBP1 gene encoding PAX3- and PAX7-binding protein 1 isoform X2, which produces MFRKVRRVNVRKRNDSEEEEREHEEPAAAGEQPDMAPAEAPGLPQHDGGLRARRAPREPGAKAATLLSFQEDEDEMEVFKVKKSNHSKKIVKQLKKEYKEDLEKVRPRFEGIPGFDGEQLPCRIVAPKENNQEEATAGSDLGEEEMEVESEKEDEKPKAGSFANSLSSLNVLRPGEIPDAAFIHAARKKRQMARELGDIPPIDVEGGKSRLVREDENDASDDDDDDEKRRIIFSVREKSQRQKIAEEIGIEGSDDEALATGEQDEEISRWEQEQIRKGISIPQVQAPQPAEANNLFYPSTYQGIPYGSAYNVPYTYAAYGAAETKSQKADNSVTYKTTNNEMTPVTIDLVKKQLKDRLSAMEDMHKANLELYEKHEKSREDSNNAIIRLEGCSGGNGERYQFLQEMRGYVQDLLECFREKVPLINELESAMHQLYKQRAARLVQRRQDDIKDESSEFSSHSSKAVMAPNLDSFGRDRVAYQEHAKQRRIAEREARRARRRQAREVSGKMAEHLEGLSSDDEETSTDITNFNMEKDRILKESSKVFEDTLENFHSIDCIRFQFETWRSSYYTAYKDAYIGLCLPKLLNPLVRLQLLTWNPMEPKCCDLESMDWFEALLFYGCEEKEYDKEDADIMLLPSLVEKVVLPKLAVIAENVWDPFSAMQTNRLAAVFQKLINGYPTVVNSDNKNTEALLKALLARMRRTLDDDVFMPLYPKNVIENKNSAPCVFFQRQFWSSVKLLGNFLKWYGILSNKSLQELAIDGLLNRYILMAFQNNENGEDSIKKAQSVIACFPKPWFSGLKGGKTIPQLENLARYLTHLAGVIYRQNVGCSDVEKRNARDQIRQIVKLLASIHALENAVSVANDYNVKDIKAPADQK; this is translated from the exons ATGTTCCGGAAGGTGCGGAGGGTGAACGTGAGGAAGCGCAATGATTCTGAGGAGGAAGAGCGGGAGCACGAGGAGCCGGCGGCGGCGGGGGAGCAGCCGGACATGGCCCCCGCAGAGGCGCCCGGCCTCCCGCAGCATGACGGCGGCCTCCGGGCCAGGAGAGCGCCCCGGGAGCCCGGAGCCAAGGCCGCAACCCTGCTCAGCTTCCAGGAGGACGAGGACG AGATGGAAGTCTTCAAAGTAAAGAAATCCAATCACAGCAAGAAGATAGTGAAACAGCTGAAAAAAGAATATAAGGAAGACCTGGAAAAAGTCCGGCCCAGATTTGAGGGGATCCCCGGATTTGATG GCGAGCAGCTGCCGTGCAGGATTGTCGCCCCCAAAGAGAACAACCAGGAGGAGGCGACCGCGGGCAGTGACCTGGGCGAGGAGGAGATGGAAGTGGAAAGTGAGAAAGAAGACGAGAAACCCAAAGCCGGATCCTTCGCCAACTCTCTGTCCTCCCTGAATGTCTTACGTCCAG GAGAGATTCCGGATGCAGCTTTTATCCATGCGGCTCGCAAGAAAAGGCAAATGGCTCGTGAGCTAGGAGACATCCCACCAATTGATGTGGAGGGTGGGAAAAGCCGCCTGGTCCGCGAGGATGAGAACGATGCCAGTGATGACGACGACGATGATGAAAAGCGCCGTATAATCTTCTCGGTCCGAGAGAAATCGCAAAGGCAGAAGATCGCTGAGGAAATTG GTATCGAGGGCAGCGACGACGAAGCTTTGGCAACAGGGGAGCAGGATGAAGAGATCAGCCGCTGGGAACAAGAACAGATCCGGAAAGGAATTAGCATACCACAG GTTCAAGCCCCGCAGCCGGCAGAAGCCAATAATTTGTTCTACCCCAGCACCTACCAGGGAATCCCCTATGGTTCAGCCTACAACGTCCCTTATACATACGCCGCCTATGGAGCTGCTGAGACAAAATCTCAGAAAGCAGATAATTCTGTCACTTACAAAACTAccaataatgagatgactcctgTTACTATTGATTTGGTAAAGAAACAGCTTAAAGACAG GCTCAGCGCAATGGAAGACATGCACAAAGCAAATCTAGAACTTTACGAGAAGCACGAGAAAAGCCGGGAAGACTCCAATAATGCAATAATACGATTAGAAGGCTGCTCAGGGGGTAACGGTGAACGGTATCAGTTCTTGCAAGAAATGCGAGGGTATGTCCAAGACTTGCTTGAGTGTTTCCGTGAAAAG GTTCCTCTGATTAATGAGCTTGAATCCGCAATGCACCAGCTGTACAAACAGCGAGCTGCCCGCCTTGTCCAAAGACGACAAGATGATATTAAAGATGAATCGTCGGAGTTTTCGAGCCATTCAA GTAAAGCTGTAATGGCACCAAATCTAGATTCTTTTGGTCGAGACCGAGTGGCTTATCAGGAGCACGCCAAGCAGCGGAGGATAGCGGAGAGAGAGGCCAGAAG AGCCCGGCGGCGGCAGGCTCGGGAGGTTTCCGGTAAGATGGCGGAACATCTTGAAGGTCTATCCAGTGACGATGAAGAGACCTCAACAGACATCACCAACTTTAACATGGAGAAAG atcgTATTTTGAAAGAGTCAAGCAAAGTTTTTGAAGACACCCTGGAGAATTTTCACTCTATCGATTGTATCAGATTTCAGTTTGAGACCTGGCGCTCGTCTTATTACACGGCGTATAAAGATGCCTACATCGGCCTGTGTTTACCAAAACTGCTAAATCCTCTCGTACGTCTACAGCTTTTAACTTGGAACCCAATGGAG ccCAAATGTTGTGACTTGGAGAGTATGGACTGGTTTGAAGCTCTGCTCTTTTATGGATGCGAAGAGAAGGAATATGACAAGGAAGACGCGGACATTATGCTATTACCTTCATTAGTGGAAAAGGTTGTTCTCCCCAAACTCGCAG tcatcgCAGAGAACGTCTGGGATCCTTTTTCGGCGATGCAGACAAACAGACTGGCAGCCGTGTTTCAGAAACTCATTAACGGATACCCGACTGTCGTAAATTCAGACAACAAAAACACAGAG GCTCTGCTGAAAGCGCTGTTAGCACGGATGAGGAGAACATTGGACGATGATGTTTTTATGCCGCTTTATCCAAAAAA TGTGATAGAGAATAAGAACTCCGCTCCCTGTGTGTTCTTCCAGCGCCAGTTCTGGTCTTCTGTAAAG TTATTAGGGAACTTCTTGAAGTGGTATGGGATACTCTCCAACAAGAGCTTGCAGGAGCTGGCCATAGACGGGCTGCTAAATAGATATATCCTCATGGCTTTCCAGAATAACGAGAACGGAGAGGACAGTATTAAGAAAGCACAAAGT GTTATTGCGTGTTTTCCGAAGCCGTGGTTCTCGGGCCTCAAAGGAGGGAAAACCATTCCACAACTAGAAAACTTAGCGCGGTATCTGACACATCTGGCCGGGGTCATCTACAGGCAGAACGTCGGCTGCTCGGACGTGGAGAAGAGAAACGCCAG AGACCAAATCCGTCAGATAGTGAAGTTACTGGCGAGTATCCACGCCCTGGAAAATGCTGTGTCTGTCGCAAATGATTACAACGTGAAGGACATCAAGGCTCCAGCAGATCAGAAAtaa
- the PAXBP1 gene encoding PAX3- and PAX7-binding protein 1 isoform X1, producing the protein MFRKVRRVNVRKRNDSEEEEREHEEPAAAGEQPDMAPAEAPGLPQHDGGLRARRAPREPGAKAATLLSFQEDEDEMEVFKVKKSNHSKKIVKQLKKEYKEDLEKVRPRFEGIPGFDAGEQLPCRIVAPKENNQEEATAGSDLGEEEMEVESEKEDEKPKAGSFANSLSSLNVLRPGEIPDAAFIHAARKKRQMARELGDIPPIDVEGGKSRLVREDENDASDDDDDDEKRRIIFSVREKSQRQKIAEEIGIEGSDDEALATGEQDEEISRWEQEQIRKGISIPQVQAPQPAEANNLFYPSTYQGIPYGSAYNVPYTYAAYGAAETKSQKADNSVTYKTTNNEMTPVTIDLVKKQLKDRLSAMEDMHKANLELYEKHEKSREDSNNAIIRLEGCSGGNGERYQFLQEMRGYVQDLLECFREKVPLINELESAMHQLYKQRAARLVQRRQDDIKDESSEFSSHSSKAVMAPNLDSFGRDRVAYQEHAKQRRIAEREARRARRRQAREVSGKMAEHLEGLSSDDEETSTDITNFNMEKDRILKESSKVFEDTLENFHSIDCIRFQFETWRSSYYTAYKDAYIGLCLPKLLNPLVRLQLLTWNPMEPKCCDLESMDWFEALLFYGCEEKEYDKEDADIMLLPSLVEKVVLPKLAVIAENVWDPFSAMQTNRLAAVFQKLINGYPTVVNSDNKNTEALLKALLARMRRTLDDDVFMPLYPKNVIENKNSAPCVFFQRQFWSSVKLLGNFLKWYGILSNKSLQELAIDGLLNRYILMAFQNNENGEDSIKKAQSVIACFPKPWFSGLKGGKTIPQLENLARYLTHLAGVIYRQNVGCSDVEKRNARDQIRQIVKLLASIHALENAVSVANDYNVKDIKAPADQK; encoded by the exons ATGTTCCGGAAGGTGCGGAGGGTGAACGTGAGGAAGCGCAATGATTCTGAGGAGGAAGAGCGGGAGCACGAGGAGCCGGCGGCGGCGGGGGAGCAGCCGGACATGGCCCCCGCAGAGGCGCCCGGCCTCCCGCAGCATGACGGCGGCCTCCGGGCCAGGAGAGCGCCCCGGGAGCCCGGAGCCAAGGCCGCAACCCTGCTCAGCTTCCAGGAGGACGAGGACG AGATGGAAGTCTTCAAAGTAAAGAAATCCAATCACAGCAAGAAGATAGTGAAACAGCTGAAAAAAGAATATAAGGAAGACCTGGAAAAAGTCCGGCCCAGATTTGAGGGGATCCCCGGATTTGATG CAGGCGAGCAGCTGCCGTGCAGGATTGTCGCCCCCAAAGAGAACAACCAGGAGGAGGCGACCGCGGGCAGTGACCTGGGCGAGGAGGAGATGGAAGTGGAAAGTGAGAAAGAAGACGAGAAACCCAAAGCCGGATCCTTCGCCAACTCTCTGTCCTCCCTGAATGTCTTACGTCCAG GAGAGATTCCGGATGCAGCTTTTATCCATGCGGCTCGCAAGAAAAGGCAAATGGCTCGTGAGCTAGGAGACATCCCACCAATTGATGTGGAGGGTGGGAAAAGCCGCCTGGTCCGCGAGGATGAGAACGATGCCAGTGATGACGACGACGATGATGAAAAGCGCCGTATAATCTTCTCGGTCCGAGAGAAATCGCAAAGGCAGAAGATCGCTGAGGAAATTG GTATCGAGGGCAGCGACGACGAAGCTTTGGCAACAGGGGAGCAGGATGAAGAGATCAGCCGCTGGGAACAAGAACAGATCCGGAAAGGAATTAGCATACCACAG GTTCAAGCCCCGCAGCCGGCAGAAGCCAATAATTTGTTCTACCCCAGCACCTACCAGGGAATCCCCTATGGTTCAGCCTACAACGTCCCTTATACATACGCCGCCTATGGAGCTGCTGAGACAAAATCTCAGAAAGCAGATAATTCTGTCACTTACAAAACTAccaataatgagatgactcctgTTACTATTGATTTGGTAAAGAAACAGCTTAAAGACAG GCTCAGCGCAATGGAAGACATGCACAAAGCAAATCTAGAACTTTACGAGAAGCACGAGAAAAGCCGGGAAGACTCCAATAATGCAATAATACGATTAGAAGGCTGCTCAGGGGGTAACGGTGAACGGTATCAGTTCTTGCAAGAAATGCGAGGGTATGTCCAAGACTTGCTTGAGTGTTTCCGTGAAAAG GTTCCTCTGATTAATGAGCTTGAATCCGCAATGCACCAGCTGTACAAACAGCGAGCTGCCCGCCTTGTCCAAAGACGACAAGATGATATTAAAGATGAATCGTCGGAGTTTTCGAGCCATTCAA GTAAAGCTGTAATGGCACCAAATCTAGATTCTTTTGGTCGAGACCGAGTGGCTTATCAGGAGCACGCCAAGCAGCGGAGGATAGCGGAGAGAGAGGCCAGAAG AGCCCGGCGGCGGCAGGCTCGGGAGGTTTCCGGTAAGATGGCGGAACATCTTGAAGGTCTATCCAGTGACGATGAAGAGACCTCAACAGACATCACCAACTTTAACATGGAGAAAG atcgTATTTTGAAAGAGTCAAGCAAAGTTTTTGAAGACACCCTGGAGAATTTTCACTCTATCGATTGTATCAGATTTCAGTTTGAGACCTGGCGCTCGTCTTATTACACGGCGTATAAAGATGCCTACATCGGCCTGTGTTTACCAAAACTGCTAAATCCTCTCGTACGTCTACAGCTTTTAACTTGGAACCCAATGGAG ccCAAATGTTGTGACTTGGAGAGTATGGACTGGTTTGAAGCTCTGCTCTTTTATGGATGCGAAGAGAAGGAATATGACAAGGAAGACGCGGACATTATGCTATTACCTTCATTAGTGGAAAAGGTTGTTCTCCCCAAACTCGCAG tcatcgCAGAGAACGTCTGGGATCCTTTTTCGGCGATGCAGACAAACAGACTGGCAGCCGTGTTTCAGAAACTCATTAACGGATACCCGACTGTCGTAAATTCAGACAACAAAAACACAGAG GCTCTGCTGAAAGCGCTGTTAGCACGGATGAGGAGAACATTGGACGATGATGTTTTTATGCCGCTTTATCCAAAAAA TGTGATAGAGAATAAGAACTCCGCTCCCTGTGTGTTCTTCCAGCGCCAGTTCTGGTCTTCTGTAAAG TTATTAGGGAACTTCTTGAAGTGGTATGGGATACTCTCCAACAAGAGCTTGCAGGAGCTGGCCATAGACGGGCTGCTAAATAGATATATCCTCATGGCTTTCCAGAATAACGAGAACGGAGAGGACAGTATTAAGAAAGCACAAAGT GTTATTGCGTGTTTTCCGAAGCCGTGGTTCTCGGGCCTCAAAGGAGGGAAAACCATTCCACAACTAGAAAACTTAGCGCGGTATCTGACACATCTGGCCGGGGTCATCTACAGGCAGAACGTCGGCTGCTCGGACGTGGAGAAGAGAAACGCCAG AGACCAAATCCGTCAGATAGTGAAGTTACTGGCGAGTATCCACGCCCTGGAAAATGCTGTGTCTGTCGCAAATGATTACAACGTGAAGGACATCAAGGCTCCAGCAGATCAGAAAtaa